In a genomic window of Halobiforma lacisalsi AJ5:
- the cofG gene encoding 7,8-didemethyl-8-hydroxy-5-deazariboflavin synthase subunit CofG, whose translation MIPGASEYGVDVTVDDAAVDELLEVAPGDVDGASSLTFARNVFVPLTTACRYTCTYCTYFDPPGEASLLSLEEVREICQRGADAGCTEALFTFGDDPDDRYDGIHDQLAEWGHDSIHTYLREACEVALEEGLLPHANPGDQTRDQMAEVADVNASMGVMLETTADVDAHAGPRRKEPGQRLRTIRTAGELDVAFTTGILVGIGEDWRDRAESLLAIRELHERYDHVQEVIVQPVRENDRWSGDTPDLETMRRVTAMARAALPEEVSVQVPPNLTDARELIDCGVDDLGGVSPVTDDHVNPDYEWPALRELEAIAEDAGLPLRERLPVYERFLPPDLRSPAFDGVPAEDAGRDADRKWISPTIHAALTAEDEAGRRYRSVLGTVDR comes from the coding sequence ATGATCCCCGGGGCCAGCGAGTACGGCGTCGACGTGACGGTCGACGACGCCGCGGTCGACGAACTGCTCGAGGTCGCACCCGGCGACGTCGATGGGGCGTCGTCGCTGACCTTCGCTCGCAACGTCTTCGTCCCGCTGACGACGGCGTGTCGGTACACCTGTACGTACTGTACGTACTTCGATCCGCCGGGGGAGGCCTCGCTGCTCTCGCTCGAGGAGGTCCGCGAGATCTGCCAGCGGGGTGCCGACGCGGGCTGTACGGAGGCGCTTTTCACGTTCGGCGACGACCCCGACGACCGCTACGACGGGATCCACGATCAACTCGCCGAGTGGGGCCACGACTCGATCCACACCTATCTCCGAGAGGCCTGCGAGGTCGCCCTCGAGGAGGGGCTGCTCCCCCACGCGAACCCGGGCGACCAGACCCGTGACCAGATGGCGGAGGTTGCAGACGTCAACGCCAGCATGGGCGTGATGCTCGAGACGACGGCGGACGTCGACGCCCACGCGGGCCCGCGCCGGAAGGAACCGGGCCAGCGGCTCCGGACGATCCGAACGGCGGGGGAACTCGACGTTGCCTTCACCACCGGGATCCTCGTCGGGATCGGCGAGGACTGGCGGGACCGCGCCGAGAGCCTGCTGGCGATCCGGGAGTTACACGAGCGGTACGACCACGTCCAGGAAGTGATCGTCCAGCCCGTTCGTGAGAACGACCGCTGGTCCGGCGACACGCCCGACCTCGAGACGATGCGACGGGTGACGGCGATGGCCCGTGCCGCGCTTCCGGAGGAGGTGTCGGTCCAGGTTCCGCCAAACCTCACCGACGCGCGCGAACTGATCGACTGTGGCGTCGACGACCTCGGCGGCGTTTCGCCGGTCACCGACGACCACGTCAACCCCGACTACGAGTGGCCCGCCCTCCGGGAACTCGAGGCGATCGCCGAGGACGCGGGGCTGCCGCTCCGGGAGCGGCTACCGGTCTACGAGCGGTTCCTGCCGCCGGACCTCCGTTCGCCAGCGTTCGACGGCGTTCCGGCCGAGGATGCCGGGCGAGACGCGGACCGGAAGTGGATCTCACCGACGATCCACGCGGCGCTGACGGCCGAGGACGAGGCCGGGCGACGGTATCGGTCGGTGCTCGGGACGGTCGATCGCTGA
- a CDS encoding tubulin/FtsZ family protein: protein MKLAMIGFGQAGGKIVDRFLEYDERTNSGIVRAAVAVNSAKADLMGLERIPQENRVLIGQARVKGHGVGADNELGAEIAEEDIDEVQNAIDAIPTHEVDAFLVVAGMGGGTGSGGAPVLAKHLKRIYTIPVYGLGVLPGTDEGGIYTLNAARSFQTFVREVDNLLVFDNDSWRQTGESVEGGYEKINEEIVRRFGVLFGAGEVGDGEEVAESVVDSSEIINTLSGGGVSTVGYASEEVELNTGGGLLSRFTGDDAGDDLDAANTTNRITSLVRKAALGRLTLPCEIEGAERALLVLSGPSEYLNRKGIERGRKWLEEETGSMEVRGGDFPREEPEVSAAILLSGVTDVPRIKRLQQVAIEAQDNIEDIQSESEENLEELVEDDEDELEPLF, encoded by the coding sequence ATGAAGCTGGCGATGATCGGATTCGGACAGGCCGGTGGTAAAATCGTAGACCGCTTTCTCGAGTACGACGAGCGGACGAACAGTGGGATCGTCCGTGCTGCGGTCGCCGTCAACTCGGCGAAAGCGGACCTGATGGGTCTCGAGCGGATCCCGCAGGAAAACCGCGTACTGATCGGCCAGGCCCGGGTCAAGGGCCACGGTGTCGGAGCGGACAACGAACTCGGCGCGGAAATCGCCGAAGAGGACATCGACGAGGTCCAGAACGCGATCGACGCGATCCCGACCCACGAGGTCGACGCGTTTCTCGTCGTCGCCGGGATGGGCGGCGGGACCGGTTCGGGCGGTGCGCCCGTCCTCGCGAAGCACCTCAAGCGGATCTACACCATCCCCGTCTACGGGCTGGGCGTCCTGCCGGGCACGGACGAGGGTGGCATCTACACGCTCAACGCGGCCCGCTCGTTCCAGACGTTCGTCCGCGAGGTCGACAACCTGCTCGTCTTCGACAACGACTCCTGGCGACAGACCGGCGAGTCCGTCGAGGGGGGCTACGAGAAGATCAACGAGGAAATCGTCCGTCGGTTCGGCGTCCTCTTCGGCGCCGGCGAGGTCGGCGACGGCGAGGAGGTCGCCGAGAGCGTCGTCGACTCCTCCGAGATCATCAACACGCTCTCGGGCGGCGGCGTCTCGACGGTCGGCTACGCCAGCGAGGAGGTCGAACTGAACACGGGCGGCGGCCTCCTCTCCCGGTTTACCGGGGACGACGCGGGTGACGATCTGGACGCCGCGAACACGACCAACCGCATCACGAGCCTCGTCCGCAAGGCCGCGCTCGGCCGGCTCACGCTCCCGTGTGAGATCGAGGGTGCCGAACGCGCGCTGCTGGTCCTCTCCGGTCCCTCGGAGTATCTCAACCGGAAAGGCATCGAACGCGGCCGCAAGTGGCTCGAAGAAGAAACGGGCAGCATGGAAGTTCGCGGTGGCGACTTCCCGCGCGAGGAGCCCGAAGTCTCGGCCGCAATCTTGCTCTCGGGGGTCACCGACGTTCCGCGCATCAAGCGCCTCCAGCAGGTCGCGATCGAGGCCCAGGACAACATCGAGGATATCCAGTCTGAAAGCGAGGAGAACCTCGAGGAACTCGTCGAGGACGACGAGGACGAACTCGAGCCGCTGTTCTGA
- a CDS encoding bacteriorhodopsin, which yields MTQPEVYESIQNDQALNASFWVNIALAGLVTLLFVYMGRNLEDPRAKLIWVATLMVPLVSISSYTGLASGLTVSFLEMPAGHALAGDEVLTMWGRYLTWTFSTPMILLALGMLAGTNLTKLFTAITADIAMCVTGLAAAMTTSSYALRWFWYFISCTFFLVVLYVLLAEWPRDAEAAGTDEIFGLLRNLTVVLWLGYPIFWALGAEGLAVLDVAITSWAYSILDIGAKYIFAYLLLNWIATNERVIAQQPAGIGTGVEPEPGTGTPAED from the coding sequence ATGACCCAGCCGGAGGTTTACGAATCGATCCAGAACGACCAGGCGTTGAACGCGTCCTTCTGGGTCAACATCGCCCTGGCTGGCCTGGTGACGCTGCTTTTCGTCTACATGGGGCGCAATCTCGAGGACCCGCGGGCCAAGTTGATCTGGGTCGCCACCCTGATGGTGCCGCTCGTCTCCATCTCGAGTTATACCGGGCTCGCGTCCGGACTCACGGTGAGTTTCCTCGAGATGCCGGCCGGACACGCGCTCGCGGGTGACGAAGTGTTGACGATGTGGGGTCGGTATCTGACGTGGACGTTCTCGACGCCGATGATCCTGCTCGCGCTGGGGATGCTCGCCGGGACGAACCTGACGAAACTGTTCACCGCGATCACCGCGGACATCGCGATGTGTGTGACCGGGCTCGCCGCCGCGATGACGACCTCGTCGTACGCGCTGCGGTGGTTCTGGTACTTCATCAGTTGCACGTTCTTCCTCGTCGTGCTGTACGTCCTGCTGGCGGAGTGGCCGCGCGACGCCGAAGCGGCGGGGACCGACGAGATTTTCGGTCTCCTGCGTAACCTCACCGTCGTGCTGTGGCTCGGGTACCCGATCTTCTGGGCGCTCGGCGCCGAGGGGCTCGCCGTCCTCGACGTCGCGATCACGTCGTGGGCCTACAGCATCCTCGACATCGGCGCGAAGTACATCTTCGCGTACCTGCTACTGAACTGGATCGCCACCAACGAGCGCGTCATCGCCCAGCAGCCCGCCGGTATCGGTACCGGCGTGGAACCCGAACCCGGGACCGGAACCCCGGCGGAAGACTGA
- the cofC gene encoding 2-phospho-L-lactate guanylyltransferase, translating into MQVVVPFAATSPKTRLEGVLSSEERSTIARAMLADVLGALEETDRECEPTVVSTAPLSLSSALAFDFDFDFDFDSDSDFDSGNPTANVADVTVEVDDRPLTDAVNARLESVGDGSDAVAVVMADLALATPAALERLFEPDADVVVAPGRGGGTNALVVRHPEFRVDYHGASYLDHREIAAGIGATLESVDSHRLATDIDEPSDLVEVLVHRSGGSTRACLREFGFELETSDGRVTVARE; encoded by the coding sequence ATGCAGGTCGTCGTTCCGTTCGCCGCGACGTCGCCGAAAACACGCCTCGAGGGCGTTCTCTCTTCCGAAGAGCGATCGACGATCGCACGAGCGATGCTCGCGGACGTGCTCGGGGCGCTCGAGGAGACCGACCGGGAGTGTGAGCCGACGGTAGTGTCGACGGCGCCGCTTTCGCTGTCGTCGGCGCTGGCGTTCGACTTCGACTTCGATTTCGATTTCGATTCTGATTCCGACTTCGACTCCGGCAACCCCACGGCCAACGTCGCCGACGTGACCGTCGAGGTCGACGACCGACCGCTCACCGACGCGGTCAACGCCCGCCTCGAGTCGGTTGGAGACGGGAGCGACGCCGTCGCCGTCGTCATGGCCGATCTCGCGCTCGCGACGCCGGCCGCGCTCGAGCGACTTTTCGAACCCGATGCGGACGTCGTCGTCGCCCCGGGTCGTGGCGGCGGGACGAACGCACTGGTGGTTCGCCATCCCGAGTTCCGGGTCGACTACCACGGCGCGTCGTACCTCGATCACCGCGAGATCGCCGCCGGGATCGGTGCCACGCTCGAGTCGGTGGACTCCCACCGGCTCGCGACGGACATCGACGAACCGTCCGACCTCGTGGAGGTGCTCGTCCACCGGTCGGGCGGCTCCACGCGGGCCTGTCTGCGCGAGTTCGGGTTCGAACTGGAAACGAGCGACGGGCGGGTGACGGTCGCTCGCGAGTAA